TCTGTTTCATCACCATACCTTCTTCCTTGATAGATCCTTCCAATGGTCTTCCATGTTTCAGGCATTTACAACTCTGCTGCAAACTCATAAGAAACCGCAATGATGTTGTAAACATCATCGTATGTAAACAGCCGGTAGTGCCGATAGATGTCTTTATCAAAGTCCTCCCGCACCGGCAGAGACTTCAGCCAAGTGCTATCCTCAATCAAATCGAAAGAACTGCCATCCAGATGCCCCATCCCAGCCAGATTTTCATAGGTGTCCAATTCGCAGGCAAAATAGGCCAGCACCCGCCGGAAGGTGAGTGTGTAGGGAAACCAGTCTTTTTCGTCCCTGTGCTGGGAGATCAGATGGCCATTGATGTCCCCCGTAAAGGTCAGATTGTTCAGAGCATCCTGTTTCACCTGGTCCAGATAGATACAGTCCCGTCCCATCAAAACACCTAAGCAAGTGTTAACAGCAGTCGCTTTTTCCATAGGTAACTCTCTCCTCAGCTCTCGTGGGTGATACAGAAAATCTCCTGGTTCAAGTCAAAGTAGACCACCATCAGCTCGTCGGTGATCTCTGGGTTGAAGGACAGGTCCAGAATGAAAACTTGCTGATTCATCTCGCTATCCACCAGGCTGCCGAACCGCTTGAGCCGCAAAAAGTCCGCCATCTCGGCAAAGGACAGCTTGGCCGGGTCGGTTCCTGGAAAAAGTTCCGCCGCAATATCCGGGCCTACATCGTCCCGGTGGAACTCCATGAAAAATACCACGGCATCGTGGTAGGGGCTGCCCTCGTCCGCCAGCGCCGCTTTGATGGCAGCTTTGGCCTTTTCCGCCAATCTCTCCGCCTCATCCAGCATTTCTCCTACCGCATCCATGGCAGCAGAATCAGCGGTCAGTTCTCCCTCCACATCGAAGAGAAAGGGCAGCCCCGATTCCTCGGGAAAGTTGAATATCTCCTCGCCGGGTGTATATGTAAAATCAATGCGTTTACAGTTCAGCTTCACAGGGATGCCTCCTCATTGGTTTTCCAGATGGGGTAATAGAATTGGCGAATAGACTACTGTATCTCCATCATGATCCATCTTGAGAATGACAGCAAATTCCGCCACATTGCTCTCCTGTCCCTTTGGGAGAGGAAAGATCATTGGGGGGCAACGCAGGGCAGCATGGTTCGTGGTTTTATTCCAGTCCTCCATGGCCGCAGATAAAATGGCGTCAATGTGTGCCAATACCTTCTCAATAGAACCCGCTGATATGTTGTAAAAAGCGGGGTTTTTATGATACTGCTCTGTGATGAAGTTTTTATAGGTTTGGACTGGCATAAAGCAAAATTCCCAATCAAGGGGATACAACCCAAGCCAATACTCATACAGTTTCATAGGCGCCTCCTTACCCCTCAATGTTGGCAGCTTTGAGGCCCTTTTTCAAGGAGCCGTAGACCGTCACCGCATGGTCGGTGAACATCTCGTCGCAGTCAAACCAGACGGTGAAGCTGCCGCCGGAGGTGACGGACAGGCTCGTCATGCTGATCCGCCGGGCAAGTTCTTCCTCTGTGATGGGGTCTGTTCCCGGGTCACGGGGGTTTTCCTCATCCTGGGAGAGCCAGTCGTTGGCCAGCCCGGTCAGGTTCTTTGCCGCAAGCTCCCGCATGGCCTTGTCCCAGGTCTCGCAGTCGGCCAGCAGCTTCTTGGCGGCACTGCGGGCACGGGTCCAGGAGGGCTTGCTCTCCGCATTGACCTCCAGAGACAGGTACACATCCGTTCCGCACCACTGGATCTCACCCTCAAAGGTGTTATAGTCCTTGTCCAGCGTCAGCTCCCCCAGCGTCTCATCCTGGAGCACCACCGGCCTGTGGTACTCGTCCAGAACGGCCTGAAGCTCCGGGCAGTCCTCGTGGGCCTTGACCACCTGGGCGATACACCAGGGCCACGCCACCAGATCCTTTGCCCATTCTTCCTTCATTCGGCGGATCTTCAGGCGGCAGATCTGCTCCTTGCCAAAGCGTCCCCAGCCCTTTTCGCTGTTACGCTCCTCGTCGGTGACCGGCCAATCCAGCCGCTCCTCTTTGGTGCTGACCTTGCCGGTGTCACAGAACACCATGCCCAGCGTCACAACAGTCATTTCCCAAAAGTTGCCCCTGTTGTTATATCCGCCCCCAATGCAGCGATTAATCAGAGCGACCACTTCCTGCTCCTCGGGCTCGTACATCTCATAGAATTCTTCAAACATCGGCGTGACCTCCTTTACAGCAGTTCCAGCACCGCGGCGGCGGGCTTGGCAAACTCTGCCGGGACTTGCTCCAATATATCCCGGTAGGCTTCCACCGACTGCCAGGAGTCATAATAGAAGCTGTAAAATTCGTCTGCGGGGAAAACCTCGTCCTCCTCGTAGCGCATCTCATCCGCTTCCCCGTCGTATTCTTCCGACCACAGATATTCTTCCCGGAGCAGATCGGAGAACTGCGGCAGCGGCTCGGCGTGCTCCATCTCATCCCCATCGCGAAAGCACTGGAGGATGCCGGCAAAGAAGTCCAGCAGTTCCCCGGCCAGGAAATGGGCCACAGGATTCCGGCCGCTCTCTTTGAGTGCTTTGCCCAGAATCCGGCTCAGGAACACCATGCCGAAAGGCGTGGCGTGCCAAAGGGTCCCCTGGTGCTCCATGTTGGTGGTGAGCTCATAGAGAGACTCTTTGACGGACGCCAAATCACGCATCTGCTCCAGCACCGCCAGATGCGCGGGAAAATCCGTCCCCCGGCCATAGGCGGTGGTGAGCCGGTGCCACGGGACATCCGTGACCTTGAGATGGGTGATGTAGGTCCTGTTTTCCTCTGTCATGTTGCCGCCCTCCTTACTCTGTTGTCTGGCTGCGGTACTCCTTCTCCAGCGCGGTGTACCACCGTTTCAGCATGGTTTGCAGACCGGTTTTCCCTTTACGATCTGTAAAAACGAGAAACTTCTGCATCAGTCTGGGGAATAGATATTTGCCCGCCTCTGTCAGATCCTGATTGAGATAGACCATCCGCAGGATACGGCCCTGTCGATCCAGAGGGTTCTTTTTCAGCAGTTCCTTTTCAAAGCAGAAGCGCAGGAATACTGCATTCTCGTCGTAGAAGTCCTCCACCACAGCCGCGCCAATGCTGGTATATGTGATGTCGTACACCAACCGGCTCCAGTCAAATTTCTCGGCATAGAGCAGTTTCAGTGCCTTTGCCCAGTGCTCCTCCGGAATCACCAGCATCCTGTGCTGGGCGGTGCTGGAGTAGCCACGGTAGACGGGTTCCGGCTGTCCCAGCAGTTCACTCACACTGTCGGCGTAGACGAAGCACAGCTCCTCATCGAACAGGCCACCGATGAAGTTGCCATTGCAGTACAGCATATAATTCTTGGACTTGGCTGGAGAATAAGAGAGGCTATATTCCTGCGAGACCAGGCTTTTATGTACCTTGTTCAGAAAGTCTATTGATGTCATGGCTTTACTCCTCAAACTCGCCCTCAATCATCCCGTTCAGATACCGGCCGGGATCTGCGATGAAGTCATCCCATTTGGCCAGAGGGTGGAATTCCTCATGCTCGATATCCAGATACCACAGCTTTTTGTCCCTGGGGCTCCACAGCAGCAGATAGTCGCTGTAATTGTCCATGGCCGCCATCAGGGAGAGCAGCTTCTTCCGCTTCCAGGTCATCTCCTGCACATCCATGAAAGAGTAGAGCTCTGCCCACTTCACCCATTTCTGCTCCGGGAACTCCAGCCGCAGGGGGCCGGTCTTCAAGTATTCCACCAGCCGGGCAGGCAGCTTATAGGGCATGAGCTGCCGGAGCTTTTCCTGCTCGTTGTGCCATTCCTCCGGTTCCAGGGCTTTCAGGTAGTCGGCCAGCTCCTGATTCTTGTTCTGCACCGCCACGGTGTAAGGCCGGTCGCCGTATTTGTCAGCAATGGTGATGTCGGCTCCTTGCTCAATGAGCCAGCGCACCATGGGAAGATTTTTGTGTCGGACAGCTTCGGTGACAGCGGTGGAGGCGTTCGGAAACACCATGTCCGGCTTGTGGTAATTGATGTCTGCCCCTTTTTCCAGAAGCAGCCGGGCAAGTTTGGTATTGCCCTCGGACACAGCGGCCCGGAATGCCTCGCCGCCAAACTTGTCCACTGTGATCCCGGCTTGCTCCAGCACCGGGATATTCTCCGGGCGCTTGCCCCAGCGCACTTCCTGGAAGGCCCGCTCTTTCTGCTTGGGGGTAAGCTGCGCGGTCTGTCCCACAAAGAGTTTCACCACCTCCGGCCCACAACAGCGGGCGGCGGTGAGCAGTAGGGGCTGTTCCTCTGCCAGACTGGAATCAGCCCCATGCTCCAGCAGGAAGTGGATCATAGGCACATCATTCCGAAAAACCGCGATCTCCAATGGCATCAGCTTGATGTATTCGCTGAGCTGGATGGGAACATCTAAATCCAGGCCACCTTGAAGCAGCGCCTCCAGCTTGGGAGTGTCATGGTCACAGATGGCGGCAGCCGTTTCCGGGAGAGTCTCCCAGCGGCCAAGATAGGCAATTTCGTACATAGGGCACCTACTTTCTCTATCCTACAATGGTGGTTTCCTTTACGGCCAGATTGTCATAATCCATAGCAATCAGTTTTTCGGCGGCCTCCGGGGTACACATGAACCAGGTGCTCACGCCCCAGGCGTCCATCCTTGTGACGGTGAAGAAATGGGTTTGGGCAGAAGCAGGTTCTCTTGCGTCAATATAGTAGTCGGAGTAGAGATACACCAGATCGACCTCTCGCTCCGGCAGCCACTTGGCCCGGCGCACACGTGGTTTGCCGTTTTTCAGCGTCTTCTCTCTGGGGTTCTCAAACCACGCCAGTTCCTTGAGCTTCAGACCAGTGAAGGTATCTATGAGCCGCTGGGCAATCTCCCGGTGGGTAAACACCCCGCAGTTCCAGGAGCCCACCAGCCAGGTCTGGATAAAGTCTCCCACCTTGCTGCCGGGGGCGGGCGGCCCGTAGACGCTCTCGTCCGCCCACATGACCTCCAGCTTTTCACATTGATCCGGCCGGGGACAGGATTTCTTATCACCATAGCGGTACATGATATTCACATAGCCGAAGTCCCGGCCGGTCCGGTCATGGCCGACGGCTTCCACTTGATAGGCAGTTATGGACATTTCAGCTCCACCTCCTGTGCCAGTACAAATCCGCACAGCCCAAGGGAAGCGTCGATGACAAATACCCGGATGTGCTCCCGATCCATGCGCTCCCGCAGTTCCTCGATGCTGCAACAGGCGGGAAAGCCGTAAGAGACGGCCCCGCCCAGCAGGTCTTTGTACTGTTCAAAAAAGCCGTCCACGGTGATCTCATCCATGCCGAAGAGGATGTTGTCCCGGATCACATTCTCAAACCAGTGGGCCAGCAGGCCGGTGAAGTGAACGGATACGTTCTCTCCGGCCTCAGTCCGGGTATCCACATGCAGGATATGGGCTTCAAAGTCAGCGCAATAGCACAGGACCCTGTTGTCGTGCAGATGGTCAAAGGATTGAATCACCATACTCATGCCAGCTCTGCGTCCAAAATCTGGACTTGCTTCCCTTCCTCGTTCACATAGTAAAGGGCGATATAATCAATGCCGTCCCGCCTGACCTGCTCCCAAGGCATCCGCTCACCGTTGATCAGTTCCACGGTATCCGCCCCATCCGGTTCGAAGTCCTCTTTTTCGTCCTCATAGTCAACGCTGTAACCCAGCTCCACCACCAGCTTGGAGGCAGGGATCCCATACCGCTTGAGGGGACGGTGCTCCAGCTTGGATGGATCGTGTACATCGCAGAACAGATTGTCGTAGCCATGCCGCCCACCGTCAAAGATGACGAACTCCTCGCCGCTCTCCGGATCACGGGCTGCCACCAGTCCGGGGACCTCATCCCCATCTACGATATAGGATTGGGGCTCTCCCTTCACCGTGAGCAGATCTCCGCAATACCAAACCTCCAGCAGTTCCTTGCCGGTGGAGGAACAGAGTGTCACGGTGGGCAGACGCTTCTCCGTCCACTCTTTCACATGGCCTTCCAGCCAGGTGGGATATTTTTCAGGCATCATAGCCGTTCTCCTCCTATTTCAATTTCAGCACAAATCCCCAGATACTCACCACGATCAGGAGGACACCCAACAAAAAGAAAACCACCCGCCGGTATCCCCTGCCGTGGCGGTGGGCATCCCGCGTACCGGTGGGGTCGCAGAGCCAGTTCCAGTTGCGGATCGCTCCGATCAAAATCACTGCACCGATGATTACCGAGGCAATATACCAATGCTCCTGTAAAAAAGCCGTAATCTGCCCGCTGTTCATTTACATATAACCCTCTTTCCATCATCGGGAGTTTCCCGCCGGATAATCTCCTCCCGCTCTTTCTGATCTATCTCCAAGGCTTTTTCCTCCTCCAGATATTCCTCGCAGTCCCGGACCAGCTTTTGGGCATTCGGGTCCTCCGGGGCCAGGTCCAGCCAGTGTTTTGCGTATTCATAGGCGGTGGCGGCGGAGGGGTATGCCATCAGACAGGAATAGCCCATCCTGGCGTTCCAGTAGGGGTCGTTCTCCCCCTGGGTGCAGACGGACTCCAACAGGTCAATGGCGTGCCGGATGAGAGCCCCGTCCACTGCACCGTCGGTCCCATGCGCTCTATGATCCCCCAGCACCGCCAGATTGCTGTAAGCCCGGCTCAGCTTGACGGTCAGAAAATAACCCCGCTCCTGCTCCGGGATAGCTTCGATGGCCTCAATACATCGGGAGAACTCGTCCGCATCATTCCACTGTTCAAGCAGCTCCGACAGCTTTGCTGTCTCCGCCTGATTCATGACTTCACCGCCTTTCCCGTATCACCCCTGTATATCCGCACCAATGGGGCCTTTTTTCAGTGTTCCATCCACAGTGACCACATGGCCCCAGAACATATCATCGTCCTCATACCAAGCGGTAAAACGCCCGCCGGGGGAGACCGAAAACTCAGTGAGAATGATGCGCCGGGCGAACTCATCCCCGGTGATGGGATCTTTCTCCGGGTCCCGGTCGGTCTGGTCATTGTCCGCCAGCCATTCGTTGGCCTGAGCGGTGAGCTTCTGGGCAGCCATCGCCCGCAGGGACTTATCCCAGACTTCCTGATCTGCCAGCAGTTTCTTCATCACATTGGTGGCGCGGGTCCAGGACGCTTTCTTTTCAATCTCCACATCCAGCGAGATCTGGACTTCTTTTCCCATCCACCGGCAGGTCCCGGTGAACATACTCATTTCACGATCCAGCGTGAGGGTTCCCAGCACCTCGTCCTCCAGAAGAATGGGCTTTGTGTATTCCGCCCAGAGCTCCTCCAGTGCCGGACAGGGTACGCCTTCCTCCAGTATCTCCGTGACATACCACTGAGGTTCGCTGAGGGCATCGCCTTTCCAGCCGCGGGCTTTGATCCGGTAAATCCGGCCCTTGGCAAACCGCTTGGAATAGCCGCCGGATTCCCGCTCCTTGTCCGTCAGCGGCCAGCTCAGGTAGCATCGGCCGGAGATCACCTGTCCGGTCTGGACATCCGCCATGGCAAGGGCATGGGTATGCGCCGTCCAGAAAGTATCCAGAAAGGTTTTGTCCGCGCTGGTACCGCTCTGGATCAGCACCAGCTTTTCCCCATCTTCCTGGGCGTACAGGGCAATAAAGTCCTTGACCGTTCTCTTTTTCATGACGTTCTCCTTACGCAAATACCTGCTGGTATTTCTCTTTCAGTTCCTTTGGCACCGTCTTGATGACCTTGCTGCCGCCGTTTTCAGAGGACGGGCCCCAGATGGCCCAGAGCAGGCTCTGCCAAGCGATGGCCCGGAATTTCGGGTCCTTGTCCTCTTCCGGCAGGAGATACGCGGAAAAGCGGCGCTTGACTGTCAGCAGCGCATCCAGGCTTTCCGCGTTGGCAATCAGGCTGCGGAACTCCTTTGCAGGCTTTAGATTCTGCATGGACAATGCGCCCCGTACCAATACGCCCAGTGTCCATGGTTGGAAACCAAACTTCCGGATCAAGGCATGAAGGAATTTCTCTTGCAGGGAGGAGTGCTCGTCATCGCAGAGATCCAGATACTCCGCCACCAGCGGCGCCCACTGTTCTCCTTCCAGCCCCAGAGCGAACACAGCAAAAGAGCCGGGCATGGCGCAGGCTTCATCCGCGAGGTTTTGGTACCACTCATACTCCCGCATAGCCAGACGAGCGTATCGCTCTATAGCCGGATGCAGATTGGGGTGTTGCACAGCGCAGGCAAAGAGCTGATTGACTCCCTTCTTGGGCAAGCCGGGAATGGGCAGATAGATTTTCTCCTTTCCTCTGCACTCCACCGAGTAACTGCGGGGGAATTCCTCCTGCTCCAGCACCGCGCACAGGTAGTCCAGGATTTCAGCATAGCACTCCTCCGTGGAGTCCCTGGCGGTGATGCGGATGGTGGCAAAGGCGTCATTGGCCGATGCGGTGAAATGCACCGTCTTACGTTGTTGGATGTCCTTTGGCAATTTGCCGCTGCCGTTGGTTTTCAGTTTCTTTACCATGTCGGGACGGATTTGGGAAACCAAGCCGAAAATGTGTTCGGTGGTGAGGGATTCAAAACTCTGCCCATACACGGTATGGCAGACAGCCACATAGCAGGCAAAGCGCAGCAATCCTTCGTCCACATCCTCCGGACGCAATTCCGGCCGCACTGCGCAGGGCGGAAAGACGGTAAAGCCATCTTCCCGCTCTCCCACAAGGAAGCAGCGTTCCTGCACCTGCTTTTCTATGTACTTCTCCAACTCATAGCGGATCTCTTCCCAGCCCACCAGCCGCCGCATGGCGTCGCAGATGGAAACCGCATCCTCGCAGGGAAATTCCTTCAGCGGCAGCCGGGAAAGATGCCGCTCCAGCAGCTGATTGGGGAGAAAGGGCGTTCCGTTATGATTTCGCACCACGGTCGGGTAGGCGGCGTGATTTTCACGGGCGGCGCCGCTCAGCACATCCTGAATGCAGAGATCCGCTTCCACCAGCACCTCAGGGTCAGTATCCGGCTTATGGATCAGATAATAACGGCCATGTACGCCGTCACGCTTTGGCAAACTCATATAGGTTCTCCCCTCAGGTCTGCTGGTGCTGCATGGATACGATCTGGCAGTCCGGGCAGAACTCCACATAAAGCGCGCCCTCTGCACAGTCAAACACCGTATCCCACTGGATCTGGGCCAGGTACTTCATGGGCTTCCCACAGTGGGGGCAGGTCGTATATTCCGCGTCCTGCACCCAGTTGGCAAAGCCGCCGATGGTGTTCACATCCTCACAGGCCGCGCCGTAAAACAGGGGCACAGGCGCTTTGCCCAGTACAAAGGGATTTTCGGTGAGGGCCTTGTAGTCCTCGGGACTGACATAGCAGTCCATCTTCTCCGCCCCGTCAAAGAGTTCGGAGGGAAAGACCTCCACGCCGCCATCCAGAGAAAAGCGGTTGAAGGCGGGGCCTTTCAGGAATCCCACGCAGCTGGGGCAGCAGGTGGCGGTCAGGATACCATCCAGCCCCAGGAACCGGAGCCGCTCATCCCTGCCATCCAATACCAGCATGTCCACCATACGCCCGCCGCAGTGGGGACAGGTGTCCTCCCGCGCCCGGCCAATGCGGACGGGAGATTTCTCGCCAGCGGTTCCCTTGACCATAGGATAGCAGGTGTCGAAGTTGAGCTGGATTTTCTGGCCCTCCTTGTTGAAGGTCCAGCCTCCGATCTGCGCATAGCTGGATGGGTCCACATAGAGGCCCTTGCGCCAGGGCCGGGGATTTCGCTCCAGCTCCAGCAGCGTCTCCATTGCCTTGTCATCTCCCTGCATAGCAAGGCAACTCATCAGGTTGGAGGCCTCGCTGGAATATTCCGCGGACAACAGCGCATGAATCAGGCCATCCCGCACATCGGCGGGAGCGTGATAATAGATCTCACAGGGCCAGAACACCTCTGCGGCCAGTGCCGCCCGCTGGATCTCCGGGGCGATGGCATCCCGGTCCCCCAGCAGCTGCCAGAAGTCGGTGAACTCCGGGTCCTCCATCTCCGCCAGCCTCTGGATGTTCTGAATGAGATTTTTCTGCTTTTCGCCAATTTGTTCCGGCGTCCAGGCAAGAGCAGCTTGCCGATCCTGCTCGCACTTACATTTCCAGCACAATCCCTCATAGCCCAAAGAGGTCCCACAGCCGGGGCAGGCGTATTTCAGGCTCATATTCGTTGACTCCTTTCCAAAGACAGAAAGACGCCCCGCGACACCCTGTCACTTGGACAGGCTGACGCAGGGCGTGAAAAGGCCGCAAGAAAGAAGCCACATCTACCCCCAGATGTGGTTTCCTCCACAGGCAAAATCCATTTTTTATATAGAATCAAAGTTATCTTTAACTGATTCGTGTGCATCTCCAAAAACTTCCGCCTACATCACGCATGATTCCACGCGTATAGTGTAAGTTGCTTGTGATACTTTTATATGGTTAGTTGCTTCTCTTCAAACCACAAGGTCGGATGGTTCTTTTCCATCATACCTAATTACATGGAAATTATCAACTAAAACTTGCATCGATAAAATCCCAGAAACCGCTCTCTGTTAGGAAAACACATAGATGATGGCTGACAACTGCAACAGGCTCTGCAAAGGCTATGCCCAGCCCTGCAAACTAAGCTTTCAGGCTGTGGCGGTGTTTCCCTCCATTTTCAAAAGCATAGGAATTAGGATTCAAAATGGATAGAGGAACTGTTTGTGGCACTCTTTCTTTATAGGGCAGCAGAAGACTTCCATGCGGAGCAGCAGGGTGTTTCCGCATAGAAAAATGCCGAATTTAAATCTTTGAGCAGGTAAATTGAGAACACCACAATCGAATTAGAGCAATTCGATTGCGGTGCTCTTTTTTGTTAATTACAGGTTAAAAAGAATTTTTTCTTGCGTTCTTGTCAGCAGGGCCATTGTTGATGATATAATAAAAAGCAATATACACCACACCTGTTAAAATTAAGAATTTCCGATATCTGCTTTGCTATATAGCAATAAGGATCAGTTAATAACAGATGTATGGAGAAATTCAAAGGAGCAAAGTATGCGCAACCTTTTTGTCATTGGAAACAGATTTGATCTTGCGCACAATATAAAACGGGATTCAACCATTTTAGAGACTACTTAAGTGCAAACTACTCGATACTTCACAATATGCGCCATATGTACCAGAAGCAATAACAGAGCCATTACGGAAAAGAACTGCAAGACACTACAGAGATCGTTGGCTTAATCGCATATCTTTTAGACGAGGCTGCCGCAGACACAGGAAAATGTTTTGATAATGTTGAACCTCAATACGATAAAGAAGGAGACCGTATCTATTCTTGGGAATACGAAATGCAGAATCTATATGCGGGAATATGGCATGAACAATTCCATATATTACTGAACTTTCCATGGTAAAATTCAAACTTCCCTTTTGGTAGACAGCTTGATATTTTATTCAAAGAGGTGCATTTGCGATGGATATTTCTGTCCTTTATATTATTCCGAATGACCGGATTATTGAAACTGTCCAACGGGTTATGCAGCGTTGTGATGTTAACTATCCGGTATATTATGGAACCATGTCCGGAGCTTTGGAAATTGCGAAGCGGATGATCGCTCAGGGGAGCCGGGTGATTGTCAGCACCGGACTGACGGCTCTGTATTTGCGCAAGCATCTTTCTGTGCCTGTTCTGGAACTGCTTTTTACAAATACGGAGTTTGCCAGAGCCATTCAGGAGGGACTTGCTTTTTCCGATAAGATTCTCATAGTTGCCAGTACCTATGTTAATTATTTTGTCCAGCGCAGTCTGGAGTTGTTTCAAAATCCAACCCATTCTATTCAGGCGGCTGTGCTGTCTCTCGACCGCCCCTTTGAAGAGCAGGTTCAAGAATATCTTGACCAAGGCGATTTTGACGTGGTCATTTCGTCCACGCCTGGCGTGAAGCAGGCGCGAATCAACGGGAAAATCGGGATTTTGTTTGACGTTGATGAAAAAATGGTTGAGTTTTCCATACAGACTGCGCGTTCTTTGCTGGATTTTGTAGTACACCGCGCGGAAAACGATCAGCTAATACACGCTGTTATGAATTATACGCAAGAAGGGCTTATTATTACGGACCGCGACGGGATCATTTCACAGCTCAACGCCTCTGCAGAGCGCATTATTGGCACTGTAAATGAGGAAGCCTGCGGGCAGAATGCCGACCAGCTGCTGGCGAATCGTCATATTGTAGATTCTCTTACCAATGAAAGTGGTCTGGCTGATCCGGAGGCCCATCCGGTCGTTTTGCAGCGCAACACGATCCAACTGGATGGAAAATCTGTTGGCATATTACTCTCCATTCACGACATGGCGGATATTCGGATGCTGGAACGCTCTGCCAAACGCATTCATGAGTTGAACGGCCATGTTGCCACATGGCGCCTTTCCAATATTATTGGCAAATCGGAGGCTATTTCTCAGGCCCGGCAAATGGCGCGCCGCTTTTCTCAGTACAACAGCACGGTTTTGATCCTGGGAGAGACGGGCACCGGGAAAGAGTTGTTTGCCCAGGGGATCCACAATGCGAGTCCTCGCCGCAACGAACCTTTTCTGGCGATTAACTGTGCTGCCTTACCGGAACAGTTGCTGGAAAGTGAGCTGTTCGGCTATGTAAAAGGTGCATTTACAGGCGCCCGCAGCAACGGGAAAACCGGTTTATTTGAAGCAGCAAATGGAGGTACTATTTTCTTGGATGAAATCAGTGAGATCCCACCCAACATGCAGGCGCGTCTGCTTCGGGTGATCCAAGAACGTCAGGTAGTCCGGATCGGTGATGACAAAGTGATACCCGTTGATATTCGGATCCTTGCTGCCAGCAATCGGGATCTGAGGACTCTTGTGCAGCAGGGGGCATTCCGGGCAGACCTCTATTACCGGCTGAGCGTACTGGAATTAAAGGTTCCGCCTTTGTCCTGGCGCAGAGAGGATATTCCGCTACTGGCACAGTCCCTTTTACAGAACAAGAACAAGGCCCTGAATACACACGTTACGGGATTTGCTCCTGAGGCGCTGGAAGTTCTCCAAAGCCTAGAATGGCCGGGGAATATTCGTCAGCTGTCCAACTTTATTGAACGCCTGATGATTTTGTCTGATCCGCCGCTTATTACGGGGGAGAACGCCCGCGCCCTTGCGCAGAATGAGGCCACAAAAGAGCTGCCTGTTTCTAGGGAGGGCCATTTCCCTACCCTGGAGGAAGCGGAATCCAATCTGATTCGAAAGGCATTGGATCAGACGGGAGGCAGCCGTACAGCTGCTGCGCAGCTGCTGGGTATTCACCCCTCAACTTTGTGGCGGAAACTACGGGATTTTGATACAGAAATTCCTCTTTGATGATTGCATAATGCACAGTCCCCATTGCATGATGCAACTGTTCCAGCCGATTTTTGCCTTTTTTCGGTAGAAATCGGCTGGATTTTCTTATATGGATATGGCATGTAAATTGCTTTATACTTGTTTAAAGCGATTGTGAATTGCTTTGAAGAA
This DNA window, taken from Dysosmobacter welbionis, encodes the following:
- a CDS encoding sigma-54-dependent Fis family transcriptional regulator, whose amino-acid sequence is MDISVLYIIPNDRIIETVQRVMQRCDVNYPVYYGTMSGALEIAKRMIAQGSRVIVSTGLTALYLRKHLSVPVLELLFTNTEFARAIQEGLAFSDKILIVASTYVNYFVQRSLELFQNPTHSIQAAVLSLDRPFEEQVQEYLDQGDFDVVISSTPGVKQARINGKIGILFDVDEKMVEFSIQTARSLLDFVVHRAENDQLIHAVMNYTQEGLIITDRDGIISQLNASAERIIGTVNEEACGQNADQLLANRHIVDSLTNESGLADPEAHPVVLQRNTIQLDGKSVGILLSIHDMADIRMLERSAKRIHELNGHVATWRLSNIIGKSEAISQARQMARRFSQYNSTVLILGETGTGKELFAQGIHNASPRRNEPFLAINCAALPEQLLESELFGYVKGAFTGARSNGKTGLFEAANGGTIFLDEISEIPPNMQARLLRVIQERQVVRIGDDKVIPVDIRILAASNRDLRTLVQQGAFRADLYYRLSVLELKVPPLSWRREDIPLLAQSLLQNKNKALNTHVTGFAPEALEVLQSLEWPGNIRQLSNFIERLMILSDPPLITGENARALAQNEATKELPVSREGHFPTLEEAESNLIRKALDQTGGSRTAAAQLLGIHPSTLWRKLRDFDTEIPL